The following are from one region of the Kiritimatiellia bacterium genome:
- a CDS encoding chorismate-binding protein: GILRKDCDAADVLKAAFPAGTLSGAPKIRAMEIINELEPGPRGVYGGAVGYVGYDGGMDLAITIRTIEVLNGTAFIQAGAGLVYNSEPRREYEETCRKAQAMKEAVILAAGGLRLEASA; encoded by the coding sequence AGGGTATTTTGCGCAAGGACTGCGACGCTGCCGATGTGCTGAAGGCCGCTTTCCCGGCCGGCACTCTTTCCGGCGCGCCCAAAATCCGCGCGATGGAAATAATCAACGAGCTTGAGCCGGGCCCGCGCGGCGTCTACGGCGGCGCGGTCGGTTACGTCGGCTACGACGGCGGCATGGACCTGGCCATAACCATAAGGACGATTGAAGTCCTGAACGGCACGGCTTTCATCCAGGCGGGCGCGGGGCTCGTTTATAATTCAGAGCCGCGGCGCGAATACGAGGAGACGTGCCGCAAGGCGCAGGCGATGAAGGAGGCCGTCATCCTCGCGGCCGGCGGTTTGAGGCTGGAGGCATCCGCGTGA